From the genome of Vibrio porteresiae DSM 19223, one region includes:
- the fbp gene encoding class 1 fructose-bisphosphatase: MSELRTLGEFIVEKQHDFPHASGELSSLLASIRLAAKIVNREINKAGLVDITGATGVDNIQGEEQQKLDAYANDKFKAALEARDQVCGVASEEEDEAVAFNKELNKNAKYVVLMDPLDGSTNIDVNVSVGTIFSIYRRVSEVGTPPTQEDFLQPGNKQVAAGYVIYGSSTMLVYTTGNGVNGFTYDPSLGTFCLSHENMTIPQDGRIYSINEGNYVRFPLGVKKYIKFCQENVPEDNRPYTSRYIGSLVADFHRNLLKGGIYLYPRTESHPKGKLRLLYECNPMAFLIEQAGGVATDGKQRIMDIKPTELHQRVPLFIGSTNMVKTVHRFLEEYPDEE, translated from the coding sequence ATGTCTGAGTTGCGTACACTCGGGGAATTCATTGTTGAGAAACAACACGATTTTCCCCACGCAAGTGGAGAATTGTCCTCACTACTAGCGTCAATTCGATTGGCCGCCAAAATCGTTAACCGCGAGATTAATAAAGCTGGTCTAGTCGATATTACTGGTGCTACCGGTGTGGATAACATCCAAGGCGAAGAGCAACAAAAGCTGGATGCTTATGCGAATGACAAGTTCAAAGCTGCGCTGGAAGCACGAGACCAAGTGTGTGGTGTCGCTAGCGAAGAAGAAGATGAAGCAGTCGCGTTCAACAAAGAACTCAACAAAAACGCAAAATACGTGGTATTAATGGACCCTCTCGACGGGTCAACCAATATCGACGTCAACGTCTCTGTCGGTACTATCTTCTCTATTTACCGTCGCGTTTCAGAAGTGGGTACACCACCAACCCAAGAGGATTTCCTTCAACCAGGTAATAAGCAGGTAGCGGCTGGTTATGTCATTTACGGCTCGTCTACCATGTTGGTTTACACCACAGGCAATGGCGTTAATGGCTTTACCTACGACCCATCGCTGGGCACGTTCTGCCTGTCTCATGAAAATATGACGATTCCACAAGATGGCCGTATCTACTCAATTAACGAAGGTAACTATGTGCGCTTCCCACTGGGTGTGAAGAAGTACATCAAGTTCTGCCAAGAGAACGTGCCTGAAGATAATCGTCCTTACACTTCACGTTATATTGGCTCCCTTGTGGCAGACTTTCATCGTAACTTGCTAAAAGGTGGTATCTACCTTTATCCAAGAACAGAAAGCCATCCTAAAGGGAAACTGCGTTTGCTGTACGAATGCAATCCAATGGCGTTTCTGATTGAACAAGCTGGCGGTGTGGCGACAGATGGCAAACAGCGCATCATGGATATCAAACCAACCGAGCTACATCAACGTGTGCCACTTTTCATTGGTTCAACCAACATGGTGAAAACCGTGCATCGTTTTCTTGAAGAGTACCCAGACGAGGAATAA
- a CDS encoding DUF2799 domain-containing protein gives MKKLLVLAVFLAGCSAQPTPSTTSTDAWQGYGFQQGELGHVKMSQTELQQQSDASLTDALYSSYSAGYLAGVTQYCAQDPYVLGIHHRPYRGVCDSTHPQFGDLYRQGDSWDDGASLD, from the coding sequence ATGAAGAAGCTGTTAGTGTTAGCAGTATTTTTAGCTGGATGTAGTGCACAGCCTACGCCTTCCACTACAAGCACCGACGCATGGCAAGGATACGGGTTCCAACAAGGTGAACTCGGTCACGTCAAGATGTCACAAACCGAGTTGCAGCAGCAAAGTGATGCGTCCCTGACGGATGCATTGTACTCGTCTTATAGCGCAGGCTATTTAGCTGGTGTTACTCAATACTGCGCACAGGACCCTTACGTATTAGGCATTCATCACAGACCATATCGCGGAGTTTGTGATTCGACTCACCCACAGTTTGGTGACCTATATCGTCAGGGCGATTCTTGGGATGATGGAGCTAGCTTAGACTAA
- a CDS encoding gamma-glutamylcyclotransferase family protein, with protein sequence MQHLVFVYGTLRQGECNHHYLVNSQLLGHFDTPPEYTLYDLGPYPALVEGRNVISGEVYLVDEETLAKLDELEDVPVEYRRESIETTFGRAWIYVYQESDHLDTIIESGDWCQRV encoded by the coding sequence ATGCAACATCTGGTTTTTGTTTATGGCACCTTACGCCAAGGTGAGTGTAATCATCACTACTTGGTCAATAGCCAATTGCTCGGACATTTTGATACACCACCTGAATATACGCTTTACGATTTAGGACCTTACCCTGCATTGGTGGAAGGGCGTAATGTCATTTCCGGTGAAGTCTATTTGGTCGATGAAGAGACACTCGCCAAACTGGATGAGTTAGAAGATGTTCCCGTGGAGTACCGTCGTGAAAGCATCGAGACCACATTTGGTCGTGCTTGGATTTATGTTTATCAAGAAAGTGATCATCTAGATACCATAATAGAATCAGGGGATTGGTGCCAGCGCGTTTAA
- the tamB gene encoding autotransporter assembly complex protein TamB yields MIHLALKWTRLASVFCVALILVVAVFIGSLLFSNSGLKVLLIGVQNLVPQLSIGSSEGALYPEFSLKDVTYKDKSLGVDVSADKLTLGIKGHCLLEPAVCLRNVGMKGLKVTLSDPQEPKTTIDKQDSEAVTAIATPIPLYVSRLDLDDIQLNLQGTQLSWKHLSTSATMRGNHLQLGQTDWQQIRLALSKADEASPKSTSTHDSETAITLPSVQIPLRVSLPHFRVQDFRFEQTTPMVVNSLNLSGEAYQHDISISSLSVVAPQGSAHLTGHIQLDQNYPLNLALTSQLKMDPINGQSVAANVSGSLAKLTVSASLQGPVTTEAKATLQALEPQLPFSLKVQQLSTQWPLTGDAQYQVDKANLTASGDLNQYQLALDGAVKGQQIPPISLGVQGIGSLTSIELSELKVDALGGQIRGQASADWKSLANWQAKLDLDDIQPQRYWPQAEGHLSGHVETAGHLTAAGGWKVELPVLSFDGDIRDYPLHLAGEVSAGDEQGKGQFDVVTKGLTLAHGDNHVEVQGSLAKQWNMDVQLRIPDLAKSLPDTQGQLQGTLKFRGKAEQPDIHLAINGEKIAWQKQLSIHQLNVQGSVSPLVKPTLDLALKASNIVYQQHKVTSVQVAVKGTEDQHRIELNVQAPEPKLQTEVAFDGKLVLKPSILWQGNIDHWSIGSDLGMWRLHDKTSLAIDADKQEVSIGAHCWNDGKAAICLDKPTTVGKSGSVALSAHQMDFQQIAMFLPQDTELNGAVDATVAATWAEHKAPLVDVSLTLGKGQVVQQLNAPLTVAWDNAKLNAHLEENSLKAQWQIDLTKNGSLTGQVAIKDVTQAQKEMQGHLTLTPLNLDFLANQFGEYSKVTSNIATDLDFSGDMLHPKVNGHLTVDNIGVHGDISPVDVNSGKVNIEFKDYTAQLSSSITTQEGVLAVTGDANWADLEDWRVNAHVGADSLMIDMPPMVKAKVVPDLSLAMQPKLASVSGKISLPWGRVVVEELPKSAVSVSKDQIILDKHFKPVTEENRFPFDIETAVSIDIGNDFKLKAFGLQAGLTGHLNVSQKDKGPFVTGEINLIDGTYRSFGQDLIIQEGKIVMNGAVDQPNLSITAIRNPDNIEDDVTAGIKVTGSVDEPQVTVFSDPSMPQANALSYLLRGQDIDGEAGGNSMTTALIGLSLAQSGKVVGEIGQAVGVQDLQLDTAGSGDDSQVTVSGYILPGLQVKYGVGIFNSVGEFTVRYRLMKDLYVEAVSGLTSAVDILYQFEFD; encoded by the coding sequence CTTACTGTTTAGCAATTCTGGTCTTAAGGTGTTGTTAATTGGGGTGCAAAATCTAGTGCCTCAGCTTTCAATTGGATCGTCTGAAGGGGCGCTTTATCCTGAGTTTTCGCTCAAGGACGTCACCTATAAAGATAAATCTCTTGGCGTGGATGTCAGTGCCGATAAGCTGACGTTAGGTATCAAAGGTCACTGCTTGTTAGAGCCTGCCGTCTGCCTGCGCAACGTTGGCATGAAAGGGCTTAAGGTAACGCTCAGTGATCCTCAAGAGCCAAAGACTACTATTGATAAGCAAGATTCTGAGGCTGTCACTGCTATTGCGACACCCATACCTCTGTATGTCAGTCGCTTAGACCTTGATGATATCCAGCTAAACTTGCAAGGTACTCAACTGAGCTGGAAGCATTTATCAACCAGTGCCACCATGCGTGGTAATCATCTGCAGCTAGGGCAAACCGATTGGCAGCAGATTCGTTTGGCGCTGAGTAAAGCAGATGAAGCTTCGCCAAAGAGCACGTCAACTCACGATTCAGAAACCGCAATAACGCTGCCTAGCGTACAAATTCCGTTGCGTGTTTCGCTGCCGCATTTTCGCGTGCAAGATTTTCGTTTCGAGCAAACGACCCCAATGGTAGTCAACTCACTGAATTTAAGTGGTGAAGCCTATCAGCATGATATTTCTATCTCTTCGCTCTCAGTTGTTGCGCCGCAAGGGAGTGCTCATCTCACCGGGCATATTCAGTTAGATCAAAATTACCCACTGAATCTGGCGTTAACCTCTCAGTTAAAAATGGACCCTATCAATGGGCAATCGGTAGCGGCTAACGTCTCTGGCAGCTTAGCGAAGCTTACCGTAAGTGCTAGCCTGCAAGGTCCGGTGACCACAGAAGCCAAGGCCACTCTTCAGGCACTTGAACCGCAACTGCCTTTCTCACTTAAAGTGCAGCAGTTGAGTACACAATGGCCTTTGACGGGGGATGCTCAGTATCAAGTGGATAAAGCCAATTTAACGGCCTCTGGCGATCTTAATCAGTATCAGTTAGCTCTTGATGGTGCAGTGAAAGGTCAACAAATTCCGCCGATAAGTTTGGGCGTGCAAGGTATTGGCAGTTTGACGTCAATCGAGCTCTCCGAGCTTAAAGTCGATGCTTTAGGCGGACAGATCCGTGGCCAAGCCAGCGCAGATTGGAAATCGCTTGCCAATTGGCAGGCGAAACTCGATTTAGATGACATTCAGCCGCAGCGTTATTGGCCACAAGCCGAAGGTCATCTTAGTGGGCATGTTGAAACTGCTGGCCATTTAACGGCAGCTGGTGGATGGAAAGTTGAGCTTCCGGTTCTCTCTTTTGATGGGGATATCCGAGATTACCCACTGCATTTAGCCGGTGAAGTGAGTGCTGGTGATGAACAAGGAAAAGGGCAGTTTGACGTTGTTACGAAAGGTTTAACGTTGGCACATGGTGACAACCATGTTGAAGTTCAAGGTAGCCTAGCTAAACAGTGGAATATGGATGTGCAACTACGTATTCCCGATCTGGCGAAGTCTCTACCGGATACCCAAGGTCAATTACAAGGCACGCTTAAATTTCGTGGCAAAGCGGAGCAACCGGATATTCATCTCGCCATTAACGGTGAGAAGATTGCGTGGCAGAAACAGTTATCGATTCACCAGCTCAATGTGCAGGGAAGTGTTTCTCCTTTGGTTAAACCCACACTTGATTTGGCGCTAAAGGCCAGCAATATTGTTTACCAACAGCATAAAGTAACGTCGGTACAAGTGGCGGTGAAAGGCACAGAAGATCAACACCGTATCGAACTTAACGTACAAGCTCCTGAGCCTAAGCTACAAACCGAAGTGGCGTTTGACGGAAAATTGGTGTTGAAACCATCGATCCTTTGGCAAGGCAATATTGACCATTGGTCGATAGGCTCAGACTTAGGTATGTGGCGATTGCATGACAAGACCTCTTTGGCTATCGATGCCGATAAACAAGAGGTGAGCATTGGGGCGCATTGCTGGAATGATGGTAAAGCGGCCATCTGTTTAGATAAGCCGACTACGGTAGGAAAATCGGGCTCTGTTGCACTCTCTGCTCATCAGATGGATTTTCAACAAATTGCCATGTTCCTTCCGCAAGATACTGAGTTGAATGGGGCAGTGGATGCGACGGTTGCCGCAACGTGGGCAGAGCATAAAGCGCCGTTGGTCGATGTCAGCCTTACCCTTGGCAAAGGTCAGGTGGTGCAGCAATTGAATGCGCCTCTTACCGTGGCATGGGATAACGCGAAACTGAACGCTCATCTTGAAGAGAACAGTTTAAAAGCGCAGTGGCAAATCGATCTCACTAAAAATGGCAGTTTAACCGGTCAGGTGGCGATCAAAGACGTGACACAGGCGCAGAAGGAGATGCAAGGACATTTGACCTTAACGCCACTGAATCTCGATTTTCTGGCTAATCAATTCGGTGAGTACAGCAAGGTAACCTCGAATATCGCGACCGATTTAGATTTCAGTGGTGATATGTTGCACCCGAAAGTGAATGGTCATCTCACGGTCGATAATATCGGTGTCCATGGTGATATCTCACCAGTCGATGTTAACTCTGGTAAGGTGAACATCGAATTTAAAGATTATACGGCGCAGCTTAGCTCCTCTATCACGACTCAAGAGGGCGTGTTAGCTGTGACAGGCGATGCAAATTGGGCAGATTTAGAGGACTGGCGTGTGAACGCTCATGTCGGTGCTGATTCTCTCATGATCGATATGCCGCCAATGGTGAAAGCCAAAGTGGTGCCGGACTTATCATTGGCTATGCAGCCGAAGTTGGCGTCTGTCTCAGGTAAAATTTCGCTACCTTGGGGACGCGTAGTCGTTGAAGAACTGCCGAAAAGTGCCGTGAGTGTTTCTAAAGACCAAATCATTTTAGATAAACACTTTAAGCCAGTGACTGAAGAGAATCGCTTCCCATTTGATATCGAAACAGCAGTTTCCATTGATATCGGCAACGACTTTAAACTGAAAGCCTTTGGTTTACAGGCTGGTTTGACTGGGCATCTTAACGTGTCACAGAAAGATAAAGGCCCATTTGTAACCGGCGAGATTAACTTGATTGACGGGACCTATCGCTCGTTTGGGCAAGACCTCATCATCCAAGAAGGTAAAATTGTGATGAATGGAGCGGTCGATCAACCAAATTTGTCGATTACGGCGATACGAAATCCAGACAACATCGAGGATGATGTAACGGCTGGTATCAAAGTGACTGGCTCAGTCGATGAACCACAAGTGACGGTCTTTTCTGATCCAAGTATGCCGCAAGCGAATGCACTGTCGTATCTATTGCGTGGTCAAGATATTGATGGTGAAGCGGGTGGCAACTCGATGACCACAGCATTAATCGGTTTGAGTTTGGCGCAAAGCGGCAAAGTGGTTGGTGAAATCGGGCAGGCTGTCGGAGTGCAAGACTTACAGCTAGATACTGCGGGTTCTGGTGATGACTCTCAAGTGACAGTGAGCGGATATATCTTACCAGGCTTGCAAGTTAAATATGGTGTGGGTATTTTTAACTCCGTCGGCGAGTTTACCGTGCGCTATCGTTTAATGAAGGATTTATATGTAGAGGCGGTATCAGGATTAACCAGTGCGGTCGATATCCTATACCAATTTGAATTTGACTAA